ATATAGAATTAATAGATAAAATGACCTTAGAGGAAAAAGCATCTTTAATGTCTGGTAAGGATTATTGGCAATCCCAGGATATTGAACATTTAGGCATATTTAGTATGTTTTTAGCCGATGGTCCCCATGGTATTAGAAAACAGGCTGTATCATCCCAGCAGATGGGGTTAAATAGGGGAATCCCTGCTACTTGTTACCCTACAGAAGCAACAGTAGCCAATAGTTGGAACGAGGATTTAGGTGAGTGGGTTGGATCTTACCTTGGAAAAGAGGCTGTATCACAAAAAGTAAATGTTTTATTAGGCCCTGGACTTAATATGAAAAGGAACCCTCTGTGTGGAAGGAACTTTGAATACTTTAGTGAAGACCCTTTCTTAGCAGGAAAACTGGCTGCCGCCTATGTCAGGGGGATTCAATCCCAGGGGATCTCTGCCTGTGTGAAGCACTTTTGTGCAAAAAATCAGGAAGAGAGAAGTATGTCTATTGATACGATAATTGATGAACGTGCCTTAAGGGAGATCTATTTAACAGCTTTTGAGATTGCAGTAAAAGAGGGTAGTACAAAGGCCCTTATGTCCTCTTATAATAAGTTAAACGGTACATACACAAATGAAAATACCCATATTATGCTAGATATTCTTAGGGGTGAATGGGACTATTCTGGTTGTGTTATTACCGACTGGGGTGGAAGTAACGATAGGGTTAAAGGACTAATTGCAGGTAATGAGTTAGAGATGCCTTCTAACAATGGAGAGACTGATCGAATAATTGTTAATGCTGTTAAAAGTGGAGAACTTGATGAGGCTATTTTAGATAGTTGTGTTGATAGACTTTTAGATTTGACTTTTACTACCGAGAAGATATTTGATAAGGGGCATGTCTCCTTTGATATAGAGAAGCATCATAGGATTTCCCAGAAAATGGCTGAAGAGTCTATTGTCTTATTAAAAAATGATGAAGGAATACTCCCTATTAACTTTGATAAAAAAGTCGCAGTAATTGGAGACTTTGCCAGGGATGCAAGGTACCAAGGTTCCGGTTCTTCTAGGGTTAATCCTACTATTTTAGACTCTACTCTTGAGTGTTTTGATGAATCTGGTATTAGAAGTGTAGGTTATGCTCCTGGATTTAAAAGATATGGTCAGTGTAGTAAAAAACTTATGAAGGAAGCATGTGACTTAGCTACAAAAGCAAATGTTGTACTACTCTACCTAGGTTTAGATGAGGCAACTGAGACCCAAGGATTAGATCGAACCAGTATGAGTCTCCCTAGAAATCAAGTTGATCTATTAGAACAATTATATAGTGTAAATAAAAATATTGTTGTTATTTTATCAAGTGGTGCGGCAATAGAGATGCCGTGGATCGGAATGGCTAAGGGGTTATTACATGGATATCTAGGTGGTCAAGCTGGGGCCAGGGCAATTCTAAGAGTAATATCTGGGGATGTTAACCCATCAGGTAAATTAGCTGAGACATATCCTATTAATTATATAGATGTTCCATCATCAACAAACTTTCCAGGAAAAGAGGTCTCTGTTGAGTATAGAGAGTCACTTTTTATTGGATATAGATATTTTGATACTAATAATATAGATGTTCTATTTCCATTTGGTTTTGGGCTTAGTTACACAACCTTTGAATATTCTAATCTAAGGGTTGAGGAAGACTGTGTACTCTTTGATGTAACTAATAGTGGTGCGTATCCTGGAATGGAGATCTGCCAACTATATATCGGTTGTGAGTCTAAACTTATTTTTAGACCAAAGAAGGAGTTAAAAGGTTTCAAAAAAATATTTATCAATCCAGGGGACACTAAGAGGGTTAGAATCCCCTTTGATGATAAGACCTTTAGATACTTTAATATTAAAACAGATAGTTGGGAGATTGAGAGTTCTAATTATAATGTTTTTATAGGTGCTTCTATTAGTGATATTAGGTTAACAGGAAGTTTATATGTTCTAGGAACTGATGCTCCTCTTCCTTATAATAGTGTTGATCTTCCATCATATTTTAATGGGAGGGTTGGAAATGTTAGTAGTTCTGAGTTTGAGAAACTTCTTGGTTACAAGCCTCCTGAATCAAAATGGGATAGAAAAAAGGATTTAGAGTATAATGATACCTTATCCCAGTGTAGATATGCTCGTAGTTTATTGGCTCGGTTTGCCTACTGGTGTATTGTTTTTACCCACTGGTTTCTAAAAAAGATATCTAGAAGAAATGAAGCTAACTTAATAATGATGTCTGTTTACAATATGCCTTTTAGAGGTATTGCAAGAATGACTGGTGGCTCTATAAGTATGGGAATGTTAGATGGTATTCTGTTAATAGTTAATGGGCATTTTTTTAAAGGTATTAATAAATTTTTAAAAGAGAGAAAGAAAAATAGATGAAAGAGTATGATTTTTTAATTGTTGGCTCTGGTCTCTATGGCGCAGTGTTAGGGCATGAGCTTAAAAGAGCTGGAAAAAAATGCTTAGTTATTGATAAAAGGGAACATATTGGTGGAAATATCTATACAGAAAAAAGTCATGATATTTATGTTCATAAATATGGAGCCCACATATTTCATACTAATAATAAGAGTGTTTGGCACTATATAAATAGGTTTTCTGAGTTTAATAGATATATAAATAGTCCTATTGCAAACTACAACGGGGAGATTTATAACCTACCATTTAATATGAATACCTTTTATCAGATGTGGGGAGTCTCAAAGCCTGAAGATGCAAAAAAAATTATAGAGGATCAGCAAAAAAGTGACTTCTTTGATAATCCTAAAAACCTAAAAGAGCAGGCTATAAATTTAGTTGGTAAGGATATATATAAGAAACTAATAGAGGGATACACCCAGAAACAGTGGGGTAGACCATGTGAGGAGCTTCCAACCTTTATTATTAAAAGACTTCCTGTTCGTTATACATATGATAATAACTATTTTAACTCAAAATATCAGGGAATTCCTGAGTATGGTTATACTAAAATAATAGAGAGTATGTTAGAAGGGATTGAGGTTAAACTTAATACAGACTACTTAGAGAAGAGGGAGTATTGGGATAACATAGCTACAAAGGTGATCTACACTGGTCCAATAGATGGTTATTTTGATTATAAATTAGGGGCTCTTGAGTATAGAAAGGTAAGTTTTGATACTAAGGTTTTAGATAAAAGTAATTTCCAGGGGAATGCTGTGGTCAATTATACAGATTCACAAACTCCATATACAAGAATTATTGAGCATAAACACTTTAACTTTATAGAGTCTGATAAAACTGTTATTAGTTATGAGTACAGTGATGAGTGGTCTATAGGGGATGAACCTTACTACCCTGTTAATGATGAAAAAAATAATATGCTATATCTAAGGTATAAAGAGCTTGGAGATAGGATAGAAAACTTAATCTTTGGTGGAAGGTTAGGTGAGTATAAGTATTACGATATGGATGTAACTATTGAGTCTGCTTTAAAAAAAGCTAAAGAGTTAATATAAAAAAAAGGCTGTTGAAAGTCATAATGACTTTTACAACAGCCCCTTTTTATTTATCAGCCTCCATAACCACCAATAGAAGGGTAGTTTAATCCGTAGCCTGTCTCAAACGTAGGGTTTGGAGTATCGTTAGGAACATCTCCTAACTGTTGGCTTAAAGACTCCCATGTACTTGGGATCTCAAAGGGAAGTCTTCCTTCAGGTTTGTTTCCACCTTGGAAGAATACAACATCAAGGAATGCCTTATCTGTTGCTGCAAAGTCAATTATCATACCATCAATATCATCTAGGAAGCCAGAAATAATCCCTGGTCTAGAGTCTGTCATACCAATAATAACTTTAAGATCTGGGTTTCCAGCTTTAGCCTTTAATGCTCTCTCTAAAGCGGCCTTACTATCTGAGTATCCTAGGTATGTCATATAACCCTGTCCAATCATTCCTGAACCTGTTAGGTTACTCCAGTCATCAAAAACCCACGGTCCAAAATTACCATAAGCTTCACCTGGGTTTGTAGTTACTTTTACAAGTTCATCAGTGTATGTTTTATTCTCTCTATCGTAAACATATACAGGATCATCATAGTTTAAAGGTGTTGCTCCTGTTGTTCCAAAATATGTAGCTCCTCTAGAGAATATTCTAGTAATCGCAACATCGGCATCTTTTATGTTGTCTACAAAGTTAATATTTAAATACTGTGAATCTGTTGATACAGCTTTACTTTTTCCTTGACCACTATCTGCATTAGGGTATGCACTGTCAAAATATACATCAACTTTACCATTACCATTTAAATCTACAGCGTTTATATAGGTTTCATCTGTTCCATTAATAGGAAGAATAGGGCTATTTTCTGCAACATCAATACTTTTAACTAGTGTCATAGCTTTTTTCATTGCAGATTCAGCCGCATCGTTTCTCTCTTTATATAGAGGACCGTTTGGATCCCAGAATTTTTCTGCTATATCTAAATTGATATATGGGTTTTCAAAAAGACCTAATTTGAATTGTAGTTCTAACGCTCTAGTTGCGGCTGTATTTATAACATCTTCAGATATTAAACCAAACTCAAACGCTTCTTTCCATAGTTCTGTAAAGTCTTTTCCACCATATTGATAAGTTCCAGCATTTAACATCTCAGCTAAAATTTCTGGTTTCTCTTTAATATTCTCATGACCCCATGGACTAGATGTTCCAATCCCCCAGTCTGATAGAACAGCACCTTTGAAACCAATTCTTGTTTTTAGTAGATCTGTCATTATTTTGGTAGAGAAAGCTGCACCTTCATCAATAGGTTTCCCGTTAACAATATCTTTATACTCTTCTACATCGATAATACTGTAACATGCCATTGTTGCTGCAGCTCCAGCTTCAACAGCCGCTATAAAAGGTTTTAAATGTTCTTCCAGGTTATTTCCAGGGAACAGGCTATACTTACCCGCTTCTGTATGGCTATCCATACCCTCTTCAACTGAACCAGATCCAGGTATATGTTTTACTGTTGTTGCCATACCCCATGGTTTTAGCTCGCTTCCACCCTGCATTGCTTGAATAAGAACCTTAATATGTTTTGCTGTTAAATCACCATTAGAGTGAATAACCTGGGAAATCCTTGCCCATCTAGGATCTGTTGCAATATCTGCCTGGGGTCCTAATAACATCTGATGTCCTGCCATTCTCATCTCTGCAGCGACAGTTTCTCCAAATATTTTAGTAGTTTTTAAGTCATCTGCTGCACCTAATCCGATGTAGTAAGGCCATTTAGAGAGACCTGTAGGACTAATATCATCTCCAGCCCACCCATTATGTGCTGGGTCTGAACTTATAATCATAGGAATACCCCATTTGCTTCTCTCAACTAAACCCTGGATATTGTTATTATATTTAACCTCATCCATTGGAGCTATTTCCATGTTATCATTAACATATCTTAGCCCGTTAGTTAATAAGGAAAAGGGAATAGAGGATGAAGTATCATCATATGTTCCATCGGCATTAATTCCTTCGATACCGTAATATAGTATATCTTCAGCTTCATTTTTAGTCATCTCGGTATTTCCAGACTCACCTAGCCAGTTTAACAGCCCTAGTCTTTCAGCAACACTCATTTGACTTACAAGATCAGTTGCTCTCTCTGTTGGAGTTAATCTCCAGTCCTCATATAGATCTAGTTTTTTATTTCCGTTGGAATCCTTAAACTCTAGACCGCTTTTTTTAATAATACTTTTTTCTGATCCTGTAGCTAGAATCGGACCTGTACCTTCGGTTGGTAGGTCAGGATTTTTAGCTAAATAATCTTGGTATAAACCAATTTCTGGTTGCTCACTGTAGATACTCTTCTCAAAATGATTTTTATTACAGCTTGTAACTGAAAAAATTAGTCCTATTGTACTTAAAACTACTATCAATCTCTTCACTCTATTGATACCTCCATTTTTTATATTAAAATCCTAGCATGAGAATTTGGAGACGACCATAAGCAGTAAGTTGTTGCCTTGTAACTTAAAGTTTATAGGTAAACTATAAGTTGTTACCCTGTAACAACTAGATGATGGCTGATAAATAAAACCCATGATATATTTAGCTTACAATTATGTTATTAGAGCCAAAATAATAAGGAGATATAGATGAAAAAGATTAAAAGTAAGAAACAGATGAGACGATCTTGGATTATTACTTTATCAGTAATTGTTGCAGTTACACTACTATTAAATGTAGTTATTAACATTTTTAGTGGTTATGCTGACCTTTATATAGGTAAGGGTAAGGCCATTATTACTGCTGCTGAAGGAACAGAGAACTGGGACAGCGAGTATTATACTTTAGATTATAAAAGTGAAGATGATCTTAAAGCTGCTGCTGGAAAGGTTGTAGAGGAGCTTGTGGCTGAAGGTGCGGTTTTATTAAAAAACAATGGAGTTCTTCCCTTAAAATCAACTTCTGCTAATAAGAAAAAAATAACACTTTTAGGTAGAGATAGTGTAGACTCTGTATTTGGTGGATCAGGTTCTGGTTCTGTAGATGTTTCAACAGTAATTGATCTAAAAACAGCCCTATTAAACTCCCATTATGATATAAATGAAGAGGTTTACTCTCTATTTGATAGTTTTGCATCATATAAAATGGGGCGAAATAGCTTTGGACAACCTGTTAAAAAGTATGATAACCCTAAGGCTGATATTGTTATGGATAAACCTGAAGTTTCTACCTATACAATTGGAGAGATGCCAGCTTCTTACTTTACAGAATCCGCAATTAATAGCTTTAAATCCTATAATGATGCGGCTATTATAACCTTTGGCCGTGGTGGTGGGGAAGGTGGTGACCTAACAAAGGATATGTATGGCTTTGATGATAATTACACTATAGGCCAACACCAGCTTGAACTAAATAAAGATGAAAAAGATCTATTAGAGATAGCTAAAGTTAATTTTGATAAGGTTATTGTTTTAATAAACTCAAGTACACCAATGGAGCTAGGAATTTTAGAAGATGACCCTAAAATTGATGCCGTTTTATGGATTGGTTCCCCAGGGCAAACTGGTTTTAATGCTGTTGGAGATATTTTAAATGGAACAGTTAACCCATCTGGTAAAACAGTAGATATATATGCTAGGGATTTTACCAAAGATCCTACCTTTGTAAACTTTGGAAACTATCAATACTCTAATATAAGTAGAAATAACTCCTATGGAGATGGTTTTTTTGTAGAGTATGAAGAGGGTATCTATATAGGTTACAAATATTATGAAACAGCTGCCTATGAAAACTTTATTAATTATGACAGCGCAGTTGTTTATCCCTTTGGATATGGTTTAAGTTATACAGAGTTTGACTGGGAAATTGTAAATAAAGAGTTAGGCAATGTTGACGGAAGTATTAAAATAGATGTTAAAGTTACAAATGTTGGAGATTATCCTGGTAAGGATGTAGTTGAGTTATTCTACTCTGCTCCATATACAAAGGGTGGAATTGAAAAATCATCAGTTGAGTTTGCAGATTTTGCTAAAACATCCCTGCTTAAACCAGGTGAATCTGAAACTTTAAGTCTTCAGCTATCTGTTGAGGATATGGCCTCCTATGATTATAAAGATAATAGGGCTTATGTTTTAGAAGAGGGTGAGTATAAACTAAGAGTACAAACCGACTCCCACAATAAAAAAATAGGTCTAGATGAGATTGTTTACACAGTTTTAAAAACTGTTGTCTATAACTCTAAAAACCCTAGAAATTCAGATGATTTAGTTGCAACTAACCAGTTTGATGATGTTTCTAAAGAGTTAAACTCTATGTCTAGAAGTGATTTTGAAGGAACTTTTCCCACAGCTCCAACTGCTGAGGACTTAAAGGCTAATAGTGCAGTTTTAGAAGCTTTTGCTCCATATTTTGTAGATGATCATATAGACTCTACCCAGAGTAAACCTGTGACAGGGGAGAAAAACGGTGTCTCTTTAATAAATATGAGAGGCTTAGATTTTGATGATCCTCTATGGGATACACTTCTTAATCAACTTACAACTGAAGAGATATTAGCTGTAACTATAAGCGCAGCGTATAATACAGGGGAGATTGAATCTGTTGGTAAACCTGCTACAGTAGACTTAGATGGTCCAGCTGGATTAAACTCCTTTATGGGTGCATCTTTACACGGAATTGCCTATCCTTCCGCTGTTGTTATCTCTTCATCATTTAACAAAGATTTAGCTTTTAAAATGGGTGAGATGTTAGGAAATGAAGGTCTATTCTACGGTGTAAATGGATGGTATGGACCTGCAGCTAATATTCATAGGTCTCCATTTGCTGGTAGAAACTTTGAGTACTACTCTGAGGATGGGGTATTATCTGGTAAAATAGCTGCTAAGGCAATTGAAGGGGCTGCAAGTAAGGGTGTTTACTCTTTTATGAAGCACTTTGCGTTAAATGATCAGGAGACAAACAGAACAAATAATGGAGTTTCAACCTGGGCAGATGAACAAGCTATAAGAGAGATATATTTAAAACCCTTCGAAATTGCGGTTAAAACAGCTAGAAATGAAATTAAATATATTTCAGATAAGGATGGAACTATATCACAAAAAGAAATTCCTGCTACAACAGCAATAATGAGTTCGTTTAATAGAGTTGGTGGTACTTGGGCCGGTGGTTCATCTGCACTTGTACAAACTGTATTAAGAGATGAGTGGGGATTTACAGGTTTTGTTTTAAGTGACTTTAACCTTTATAGTCATATGAATGCAAACCAAGGTTTAGCAGCAGGAACAGATTTACAGTTAACAATGACTGGAATGAAATCCTATGATGATGAAGATAGTGCCACTACGGCTAACTACTTAAGAAGAGCTGCCCATAGATTATTTTATACTGTTACCCATAGTAATGCTATGAACGGCATAATACCTGGTTCTACTGTAAAATTTACTACGGCTCCATGGAAAATTGGATTAATAGTTTTTAATATTATTATGTTGTTATTAATTGTATTAAAGACGATATCATATAGAAATAAAAGAAAGTCTCTTTAAATTATTCAATGAAAGGGCGGGATCCATAGGGTTCCATCCTTTCATTTTTTCTTTTATTTACAAATTAGAAGTTATCTATAATAATATTTTACATAGAGAGGAATATATAATGAAATTATTATCTGTAATAGTTCCATGTTATAACTCAGAGAGTTATATGGAATTTTGTTTAGACTCCCTTCTAGCTACAGAGAACAAAGATATTGAAATTATAGTAGTTAACGATGGATCAAAGGATAAAACAGGAGAGATTGCAGATAGTTATAGCTCTAGATTTCCAGACATTGTTAAAGTTATACATCAGGATAATGGAGGGCACGGAGAAGCTATAAACTCTGGTCTTAAATCTGCAACAGGTCTTTACTTTAAGGTTGTTGATAGTGATGATTGGGTTAATAGGGAAGCTTATAATAAAATCCTTGATACACTTAGTAGGTTTGATCAAGATGAAAATATTCTTGATTTAGTAATTAGCAACTTCGTATACGAAAAAGAGGGTGCTAAAAATAAAAAAACAATGAGTTATACTAAAATGCTTCCAAAGGGTAGGGTCTTTTCCTGGAATGATGTTAGAAGTATTAAACTTGGACAATATATATTAATGCACTCTGTTATATATAAGACAGAGCTTCTTAAACAAATAGATTTAAAACTTCCAAAACACACATTCTACGTGGACAATATTTTTGTTTATGTACCCCTAATTTATGTTAAAAAGATCTACTATGTGGATGTGGACTTTTATAGATATTTTATTGGAAGGGATGACCAGTCTGTTAATGAACAGGTCATGATTAGAAGAGTAGATCAACAAATTAGAGTAAATAAGATAATGCTCGAACATTATAAAAATGTTCTAGATAAAAAAACAGATCATAAGCTTAAAAGATATATGTATCACTACCTAGAGATAATGACAGCAATATCTAGTATATTGTTAATTAACTCTGGAACAGTAGAGGACTTAGAAAAGAAGAGATCTTTATGGAAACTAATAAAGGAGTTTGATGAACTTCTATATTATAAACTACGTACAAGATTTTTTGGTGTAATAGTAAATATCCCAGGTAAATTAGGTCGTAAAATCTCTGTTGGACTCTATCGAATATCCCAAAAAGCCGTAGGTTTTAATTAAGGCTACCACTCAACTTTTAGTTACCCCCCTGTAAACATATTGCTTATGGTTTTAATAGAATAACCATTATACAATTCTCCATAGATTATAAAGAGAAACTTTATGATTTCTAGATTATGCCTAGAAGAAGGGGGGCTCTTTTTTTAGGTATTACAAGAGATAAATAATCTTAGGTAGTAATAGGAGATTAAAATGAAATATCAAGAACTAATCGATAAGATGACAATAGATGAGAAAGTTTCCCTTTTATCTGGAAAGGACTTTTGGCAGACAAAGTCTATTGATCGTTTAAATATTCCTTCAATGTTTTTAGCAGATGGCCCTCATGGATTAAGAAAGCAGGCCGCAGATGCTGACCATTTAGGACTTAATGCGGGGATAGCTGCCACTTGTTTCCCTACATCAGCAACAATTGCTAATAGTTGGGATATTACATTAGGGGAGAGACTTGGGAGTGCATTAGGCCAAGAGGCACTATCTGAGGGTGTTAATATAATATTAGGCCCTGGGCTAAACATTAAAAGAAGTCCTCTGTGTGGAAGAAACTTTGAGTATTTTAGTGAGGATCCATACCTCTCTGGAAAGATGGCCTCAGGTTATATTAAAGGGATTCAGAAAGAGGGTATTGCAGCCTGTCCTAAGCACTTTGTTGCTAATAATCAAGAGTTATTTAGAATGATAAATGATTCTGTAATTGATAAGAGAACCCTATATGAAATCTACTTAACAGGATTTGAAATTGCTGTTAAAGAGGGTAATCCGAAGGCTATAATGTCGGCATATAATAAAATAAACGGTACCTACGCAAATGAGCACAAAGAGCTTTTAAACGATGTGTTAGTAGAAGATTGGGGATTTAAAGGTATTGTTGTATCCGACTGGGGTGGAAGTAATGAGCATATAGATGGAGTTGCTTCTGGAAGCCATTTAGAGATGCCATCCACAGGGGGAGATAGTGATAGAGAGTTACTCTGTGCAGTAAAAGATGGACTTTTAGATGAGGCTCTTTTAGATAAAAGAGTTAATGAGTACCTTGAAGTTCTTTTTGAAATACAAATTGAGGGAAAGCAACGTAAGGCTAATTTTGATCTCCACCACAATATTGCCCGAGAAGCTGCTGAGGCATCAATAGTACTTCTAAAAAATGATGCCCAGATACTTCCACTTAAAAGAGACCAAAAAGTAGGGATTATAGGTAGTTTTGCAGATAAGCCACGTTATCAGGGAGCTGGATCTAGTTTAGTTAATCCAGCTAGGTTAGAAAATACTCTAGATGAAATTAAAAATAGGGATCTAACCTTTGTTGGATATGAGAGTGGGGATGACATATTAAGGGCTAAAACTCTAGCAAGTAGTGTGGATGTGGTTCTTCTATACTTAGGTTTAGATGATGCTAGCGAAACAGAGGGGTTAGATAGGTCCCACCTAAATCTTATAGAGAAACAGATAGAACTTCTTGATAACTTAAGTTTAGAGAATAAAAATATTGTTGTTATTTTAAGTGGTGGATCAGCAATTCAGATGCCATGGTTAGATAAGTGTAAAGGTTTAATTCACGGTTATCTATCTGGACAGGCTGGGGCTAGTGCTATGCTTAATATTTTAACTGGGAAAGTTAATCCTAGTGGTAAATTAGCAGAGACATATCCTTTAGAGTTATGTGATACTCCTGTATATAACTACTACCCAGGAAAAGAGAAGAGTAGTGAGTATCGAGAGGCTCTATATGTTGGTTATAGGTATTACGATACAGGGAGTGTAGACGTTCTGTTCCCCTTCGGTTTTGGTCTTTCCTATACCACCTTTGAGTACTCAAACTTAGAGGTAAGTAGGGAGGGTGTTGTTTTTGCTATTACTAATATGGGTACGATAGATGGAAGTGAAATTGTTCAACTCTACATTGGAAAAGAGTCAAAAAATGTTTTTAGACCTAAAAAAGAGTTAAAAGGTTTCAAAAAAATATTCCTTAAAGCCGGGGAAAGTAAAGAGGTATCAATAGATTTTGATGATAAATCATTTAGATATTTTGATATAGAATCTAATCAATTTGAAGTAGAGAGTGGTGATTACAAAATTTATATAGCAGCATCCTCCACAGATATTAGATTAGAGGGAGGAATCGTTATTGATGGAACAAAAGAATCAGTTGTATACGATCCAATAAAATATAAGAAGTACTATCTAGGCGATATTAAAAAGGTTGATGATGATGAATTTTCATCCCTCTTAGGTCACGATATTCCTACTCCCTATTGGGATAGAGATCGGGATTTAGACCGTAATGATGCCATTGCCCAAATGGTGTATGCAAAAAGTGGTTTTGCCCGACTTATCCATAGGTTCCTAAGATTCCTAAAGGATAGATCTATAAAAAAAGGTAAGCCGGATTTGAACTTACTGTTTATATATCATGTTCCCTTTAGAGGTATCGAGAAGATGATGGGTGGTGTAGTAAATAAACAGATGGTTAACGCTCTACTAATTATTGTAAATGGCCACTTTTTTAAGGGTTGTAGGCTCTTTATTAAGGGATTTTTCAACTTAAAAAAACTTAACAAGGATACAAAAGAGAAATTAGTACATGCAGAAGAGTATATTAAGGAGAGTAAGTAAGTGTTAAACGCTATAAGAAAATTTAAAGAGAGCCACGCAAACGTATATGAATTTATTATGTTTAATCTACTAAGTAATATTGCTACAATTACAAACTTTACAGTGTTAAATATTAGTAGTAGTCTATTATTTAAAGGGTTTGCAGATAGGGACTTTCAGTTATGGATTTTTGATTATCCAGCTAAGAATGGTGGTTTAGGAAGTTTTATTTCATTTTTACTAGCATATGCTAGTGCACAAATAGTTAATTTTGTTGTACAGAGAAAATTAGTATTTAACTCTAACCACAAATTAAGAGCTGCTATTCCTATTTATGTATTAACAATACTTGTTGTATATGTAATTTGTCTCTATGTTCCTACCCTAGTAATGACACCTTTAACAGGGCTTGTTGGTAGTATATGGGCAACTAACTTAACCAATGCTATAAACATTTTTATTCAGGTAATAATTATCTATCCTGTTTTAAAGTTTGTTGTAATGAAAAAGGTTTAATTCATAAAGGAGAAAATATGAATATTCGAAAAACAATTGCGTTAGTCGCCCATGATAATAGGAAGCCTGATCTACTGGAGTGGGTAGATTATAACTGGCAAAGCCTTCAAGGACATAAGATAATATGTACCGGTACAACTGGGAGTCTTATCCAAGAGAAGTTTAATCAGAAGCTTAAAGGTTCTAAGGAAGTTGGTCCAGAGATTATACGTTTAAAAAGTGGACCTTTAGGTGGAGATCAACAACTAGGATCTTTAATATGTACAAATGAGATAGATATTATGATTTTTTTATGGGATCCTATGGAACCACAACCCCACGACGTTGATGTTAAAGCACTAGAGAGAATTGCAGTTTTATACAATATCCCATATGCCTCTAACAGAGCATCTGCAGACTTTTTAATATCTTCAGAACTGTTTAAAACCGGGTATAAGCCTAAGTTAAAGGATTATTCTAGCTATATAAATAGAAAGATCTAGTTATATTTTTTTAATAGCTTGCTACTTCAAACTATACATCTATGAAGTAGCAAGTTTAATTTTATTAATTACTATTTAGTGTAAAATGTGTCTCTTTTAGTTGTTTTATTATCTCTATTTTTTGTGGGCACTTATCTTCACATATTCCACACTCAACACAGGACGCTGCACTATTACCCTTCATCCAGTCTACCTT
Above is a genomic segment from Thiospirochaeta perfilievii containing:
- a CDS encoding glycoside hydrolase family 3 C-terminal domain-containing protein; this encodes MKKIKSKKQMRRSWIITLSVIVAVTLLLNVVINIFSGYADLYIGKGKAIITAAEGTENWDSEYYTLDYKSEDDLKAAAGKVVEELVAEGAVLLKNNGVLPLKSTSANKKKITLLGRDSVDSVFGGSGSGSVDVSTVIDLKTALLNSHYDINEEVYSLFDSFASYKMGRNSFGQPVKKYDNPKADIVMDKPEVSTYTIGEMPASYFTESAINSFKSYNDAAIITFGRGGGEGGDLTKDMYGFDDNYTIGQHQLELNKDEKDLLEIAKVNFDKVIVLINSSTPMELGILEDDPKIDAVLWIGSPGQTGFNAVGDILNGTVNPSGKTVDIYARDFTKDPTFVNFGNYQYSNISRNNSYGDGFFVEYEEGIYIGYKYYETAAYENFINYDSAVVYPFGYGLSYTEFDWEIVNKELGNVDGSIKIDVKVTNVGDYPGKDVVELFYSAPYTKGGIEKSSVEFADFAKTSLLKPGESETLSLQLSVEDMASYDYKDNRAYVLEEGEYKLRVQTDSHNKKIGLDEIVYTVLKTVVYNSKNPRNSDDLVATNQFDDVSKELNSMSRSDFEGTFPTAPTAEDLKANSAVLEAFAPYFVDDHIDSTQSKPVTGEKNGVSLINMRGLDFDDPLWDTLLNQLTTEEILAVTISAAYNTGEIESVGKPATVDLDGPAGLNSFMGASLHGIAYPSAVVISSSFNKDLAFKMGEMLGNEGLFYGVNGWYGPAANIHRSPFAGRNFEYYSEDGVLSGKIAAKAIEGAASKGVYSFMKHFALNDQETNRTNNGVSTWADEQAIREIYLKPFEIAVKTARNEIKYISDKDGTISQKEIPATTAIMSSFNRVGGTWAGGSSALVQTVLRDEWGFTGFVLSDFNLYSHMNANQGLAAGTDLQLTMTGMKSYDDEDSATTANYLRRAAHRLFYTVTHSNAMNGIIPGSTVKFTTAPWKIGLIVFNIIMLLLIVLKTISYRNKRKSL
- a CDS encoding glycosyltransferase family 2 protein: MKLLSVIVPCYNSESYMEFCLDSLLATENKDIEIIVVNDGSKDKTGEIADSYSSRFPDIVKVIHQDNGGHGEAINSGLKSATGLYFKVVDSDDWVNREAYNKILDTLSRFDQDENILDLVISNFVYEKEGAKNKKTMSYTKMLPKGRVFSWNDVRSIKLGQYILMHSVIYKTELLKQIDLKLPKHTFYVDNIFVYVPLIYVKKIYYVDVDFYRYFIGRDDQSVNEQVMIRRVDQQIRVNKIMLEHYKNVLDKKTDHKLKRYMYHYLEIMTAISSILLINSGTVEDLEKKRSLWKLIKEFDELLYYKLRTRFFGVIVNIPGKLGRKISVGLYRISQKAVGFN